One genomic window of Caenorhabditis elegans chromosome I includes the following:
- the W05F2.4 gene encoding uncharacterized protein (Confirmed by transcript evidence) yields MSIYQKRWSSVGSGASPSASISRSTPTATNVLSSGVEPSTVGTSWNSVRWNKPSTSYRANLASRFENNSTANSNSSYTPQRTSRFLSSAAKNAADLASIGPSVSSRASRFDTTNMANKEKYRNEARDLINKWSSRERNSNISNTYRSPAPRSTFRSTDSLATSGTSGAGSTGYSNTAYRTSTSLTPTRPVLPSSSTASRYSTERPSLLSPSPTPTLHTTPKADRPWRQRMAESSRIRSTLGDDYRSRQSSVESSVFSPTSRFTSASSYVPYSYRNRSDDPPASTTRTSVLDRSTSRSKSPTRDSLPSRTPSQAPKNPSIRESSKERDADKQKKKSAKERTARRNSRQNSQQDSSSDEEINRLMRSRSGSQVRRKPRKKSQVETEKLIVVEQKDTVMNRSMQSSLYETGVEDSALIQSLTSQINESLTALNLTAESEGFQSCAVSPLAPSISRSSSKHGIVKNQIIKSPSLVEVLGLPRSDSKTSLKLQEQLEFDDELLHDDRLTFDLDDCEPSESSHIDDESQYSAVAHFKPNKVKRLAPVPGLWKSGAENEEFISRNKRFAKENAKGEAENIFPLKNLEKATKSLKIPEKKKPAVLKTKVDPKPEVKPVEKKPVSKPAAVKISEKPKAATAPEAPKTPTKVAPETQKTEPPVPAPRAQAVQKTKESAPASTPASASAPTPAPATSKPTPTAVKPAETPKTPAKPVPEKVQVPAVVKVAPEKVKSPTTAVEPKKSAPAVPTVTEKPKEAPKETPKPGIEKKKVLLKKKKIIPIDDEVEAPKVLSEQNTEISKVFSRRAWGAQKTEKKMKLRNEMKGISIRCKAAGNQTTQIEEHYRRKPQAERATVLVDTPVKDVNYSVCKISVREKRKKVEKKPVVEEVVDAPAPPSLSQSFIESTENMSRSVSVASRASDTRASIILDEMRGTEAAVEWTRDLDIDDELDHYNGILVLPDKSILEQYISRKRGKIDRYRGLRPSSMCSYVSDNCASPCPSTVSELCLPSSVLVHEPRRRAQYSAEPTDHCITPVPLNSTPRGFTTKKEPPPVIKPVPFEAPKTLFEKMIQDQANRNRTVTTSETRDASPRRGSASGSQEEGMSAISQQFAAAAAAGNGHGSVRYAAHIPVRSTESSGRMSTGSVDSQQSGGTLDAASKNIDHVIDQARHRHHQHRSKFKEAIDYLDQIFEDLKKECDPDDKNNNDENNKPFDPPPTFVAVKKKPTPLATSSASTTAPAAKIASASDSKKPASSSSTISVKPTVRQKTSETSKSKPLQQAPPSPVEVVIPVRKLSQGATNNQAEPTVAETIVLAKKTDKMDFTRRWLQDDLKSLAHLPPANIAPNASYYQDFDEHSLGSCSAEVAAFNTTKEKKNGSKASRKVSDSSDMIRPRPFRPQPVYPMVDGFNGPSAFEPFSSHTLPRVASNDQIPSEMKRSGSQDPYNTLRSMRSEGDGFDSARPSPSAFQQVSPFHRGSSMRSSLRSLPDHSPVRQKNSSYEVAAKDPVLSIDQLVAELELNTENTFSPADKRRSFPTSFGRPQAHQAQQHHAPSDYEKPNRFRAETRHAPTRGRAQNFVAPVAEPMTSKAPIYSQAVRPKQQQQQKSLDEVTSMLNRAVSQFGNEQRQAYQHPTAYKQLSQQSFGSVHSNNAFETINQEKINPSRVEAMHNMFERGTAPTSWKMQQKDSYEDRSQKMSPLQEVTYASLNSYSPPPPPPSHPLPQNGSHGMARNTSQNQISYHEYTPQPPTTQPPQRPPGSANSSQGGYYSSNSSGIGSNYPQNQQNQMYNNPRRSLIIDQQSISSRMPSVENDDDDGFYDNIGIYNDDRRYSRGSELETSASFRQLPPASNTSKHNRIGSFLRKIGGGSSRPPGSAASLMSLNKIANETIIKPGGLMKSNSLSNEPWKKVMLNGGASMPREANNNHKTGLGARLKNSLFGSRKRLDG; encoded by the exons Atgtcaatttatcaaaaaag ATGGTCATCAGTAGGCAGCGGCGCTTCACCGTCTGCATCAATTTCTAGATCAACTCCGACAGCGACAAATGTTCTTTCCAGTGGTGTAGAGCCATCTACAGTCGGAACAAG ctggaatTCAGTCCGATGGAATAAGCCATCAACATCCTATCGGGCCAACCTGGCGTCTCGCTTTGAGAACAACTCAACTGCAAACTCGAACAGCAGTTACACTCCACAAAGAACTTCCAG atttctgagCTCCGCCGCCAAGAATGCCGCCGACCTTGCCAG catcgGACCGTCGGTAAGTTCTAGAGCATCACGATTCGATACCACGAATATGGCAAATAAGGAAAAGTACAGAAACGAG GCACGAGATCTTATCAACAAGTGGTCGAGTCGGGAGCGGAATTCAAATA TCTCCAACACTTATCGATCGCCGGCTCCGCGGAGCACATTTCGATCTACCGACTCATTGGCGACATCTGGGACCTCTGGAGCAGGGAGCACGGGTTATTCGAACACAG CTTACCGAACATCAACATCCCTTACCCCAACACGTCCGGTGCTTCCCTCATCATCCACAGCATCTCGATATTCAACAGAGAGGCCAAGTCTATTGTCTCCATCTCCGACACCTACACTACA CACGACACCGAAAGCGGATCGTCCGTGGCGTCAACGAATGGCCGAGTCGTCGCGCATCCGTTCGACGCTCGGCGACGAC TACCGATCCCGACAAAGCTCAGTTGAAAGTTCTGTGTTCTCGCCGACGTCACGTTTTACCAGCGCCTCGTCCTATGtaccgtactcctaccgtaACCGAAGCGACGATCCACCAGCATCAACGACACGAACAAGTGTGCTAGATAGAAGCACATCTAG atcaaaatcTCCAACAAGGGATAGTTTACCGTCTCGTACCCCATCACAAGCTCCCAAGAATCCGTCGATTAGAGAGTCGAGCAAGGAGCGAGACGCAGAcaaacagaagaagaagagtgCCAAAGAAAGAA CTGCTCGCCGTAATTCGCGACAAAACAGTCAACAAGACAGCTCATCCGACGAGGAAATAAATCGATTGATGAGAAGCCGATCGGGCTCACAGGTACGAAGGAAACCACGGAAGAAGAGTCAGGTGGAAACAGAGAAGCTAATTGTCGTCGAGCAAAAGGATACTGTAATG AATCGCTCAATGCAGTCGTCACTGTACGAGACAGGAGTCGAAGATTCAGCTCTAATTCAATCACTCACTTCTCAAATCAACG AGTCTTTAACAGCATTGAATCTAACTGCGGAAAGTGAGGGATTCCAATCGTGCGCCGTGTCACCACTTGCTCCATCAATATCCAGAAGCAGCTCCAAACATGGGAtagttaaaaatcaaattatta aatccCCATCGCTAGTTGAAGTGCTGGGGCTACCGCGTAGCGACTCGAAGACAAGTTTGAAG TTACAAGAACAATTAGAATTCGATGATGAACTACTGCACGACGATCGACTAACATTTGATCTAGATGATTGCGAg CCATCCGAATCCTCCCACATTGATGACGAGTCTCAGTACAGTGCCGTTGCTCATTTTAAGCCTAATAAG GTGAAACGATTGGCTCCAGTGCCGGGATTATGGAAGTCGGGCGCCGAGAACGAAGAGTTCATCTCGCGAAACAAACGATTCGCAAA agaaaatgcCAAAGGTGAAGCTGAGAACATCTTCCCActcaaaaacttggaaaaagcaacaaaatctctaaaaatcccagagaagaagaagccagCGGTGCTGAAAACCAAAGTGGATCCGAAGCCAGAAGTGAAGCCAGTGGAGAAGAAGCCTGTTTCAAAACCGGCTGcagtgaaaatttctgaaaagccAAAGGCTGCCACGGCTCCAGAAGCTCCTAAAACTCCAACAAAAGTAGCTCCggaaactcaaaaaacggAGCCTCCAGTCCCTGCCCCTAGAGCCCAGGCAGTTCAAAAGACGAAAGAGTCTGCTCCAGCATCAACTCCAGCTTCAGCCTCAGCGCCAACTCCAGCTCCAGCCACATCCAAACCAACTCCGACTGCAGTGAAACCAGCTGAAACTCCAAAGACGCCTGCAAAACCAGTTCCTGAAAAAGTCCAGGTTCCTGCTGTTGTCAAAGTTGCtccagaaaaagtgaaatcacCTACTACTGCTGTTGAGCCAAAGAAATCAGCTCCAGCTGTACCTACTGTGactgaaaaaccaaaagaagCTCCGAAGGAGACTCCAAAGCCAGgaatcgaaaagaaaaaagtg ctactgaaaaagaagaaaatcatTCCGATTGATGATGAAGTTGAGGCACCAAAAGTGCTCAGCGAGCAGAACactgaaatatcaaaagtaTTTTCAAGAAGAGCATGGGGAGCacaaaaaaccgagaaaaagatgaaattgagaaatgagaTGAAGGGAATTTCAATTCGTTGCAAGGCGGCTGGAAATCAAACAACTCAAATTGAAGAGCACTATCGTAGGAAACCACAAGCCGAAAGAGCTACG gttcttgTGGATACTCCTGTTAAAGATGTGAATTATAGTGTTTGCAAGATTTCAGTGAGAGAGAAGAGGAAGAAAGT TGAAAAGAAACCTGTCGTCGAAGAAGTGGTTGATGCGCCGGCGCCACCATCTCTATCTCAATCATTCATCGAATCAACTGAAAACATGTCCCGTTCGGTGTCGGTTGCATCCCGAGCATCCGACACTCGAGCATCGATTATTCTTGATGAAATGCGTGGAACCGAGGCGGCTGTGGAATGGACACGTGATTTGGATATTGATGATGAGCTTGATCATTATAATGGAATTCTTGTACTTCCGGATAAATCGATTCTCGAACAATACATCTCACGGAAACGTGGGAAAATCGATCGATATCGAGGGCTTCGGCCGTCTTCGATGTGCTCCTATGTTTCAGATAATTGTGCATCACCATGCCCATCAACTGTCTCGGAACTTTGTCTTCCATCTTCCG TATTGGTGCACGAGCCCCGCCGGCGTGCTCAATACAGTGCGGAGCCCACTGACCATTGCATCACCCCAGTCCCATTGAACTCAACGCCACGTGGATTTACAACAAAGAAAGAACCTCCACCGGTGATTAAACCTGTACCATTCGAGGCACCCAAGACACTCTTCGAAAAGATGATTCAAGATCAGGCAAATCGTAATCGGACGGTTACTACTTCAGAG ACCCGCGACGCGTCGCCCCGACGTGGATCTGCATCGGGATCTCAGGAAGAAG GAATGTCAGCCATCTCCCAACAGTTTGCGGCGGCCGCCGCAGCAGGGAATGGCCATGGCTCCGTTCGTTACGCGGCTCATATTCCGGTCCGAAGCACTGAAAGCAGCGGCAGGATGAGCACAGGAAGTGTTGATAGTCAGCAAAG CGGTGGCACCCTTGACGCAGCGTCGAAGAACATTGACCATGTGATAGATCAGGCACGACACCGTCACCATCAACACAGAAGCAAGTTCAAAGAAGCCATTGATTACCTGGATCAGATATTTGAAGACTTGAAGAAAGAGTGTGAT cccGACGACAAAAATAACAACGACGAGAATAACAAGCCATTTGATCCACCACCAACATTTGTAGCCGTAAAGAAGAAGCCAACTCCacttgccacgtcatcagctTCAACTACTGCACCGGCAGCAAAGATCGCATCTGCGTCCGATTCGAA AAAGccggcttcttcttcttctactatTTCTGTGAAGCCTACGGTTCGACAGAAGACGTCTGAAACTTCGAAGAGCAAGCCTTTGCAACAG GCTCCGCCGTCCCCTGTGGAAGTTGTGATTCCGGTCCGAAAGCTGTCACAAGGTGCAACAAATAATCAGGCGGAG ccaacaGTCGCTGAAACTATTGTGCTCGCcaagaaaactgataaaatggaTTTCACGCGACGGTGGTTGCAAGATGATTTGAAGTCGTTGGCTCATCTTCCGCCAGCCAATATTGCTCCGAATGCG tcatactaCCAAGATTTCGACGAGCATTCGCTGGGAAGTTGCAGTGCAGAAGTGGCCGCCTTCAACACtacaaaagaaaagaaaaatggttcaaaagCATCGCGAAAAGTATCCGATTCATCGGATATGATTCGTCCACGACCATTCCGTCCTCAACCAGTCTACCCAATGGTTGACGGATTCAATGGTCCATCCGCATTCGAGCCATTCTCATCACACACACTTCCACGTGTCGCATCTAATGATCAGATTCCGAGTGAAATGAAGAGGTCGGGATCACAGGATCCATACAACACACTTCGTTCGATGCGTTCTGAAGGTGATGGATTCGATTCAGCACGTCCATCACCGTCTGCATTCCAACAAGTATCTCCATTTCATCGTGGAAGTTCGATGAGATCATCACTCCGATCTTTGCCCGATCATTCGCCAGTTAGACAGAAGAATAGTAGTTATGAAGTTGCTGCGAAAGATCCAGTGTTATCGATTGATCAGTTGGTTGCCGAGTTGGAATTGAATACGGAAAAT accttCTCCCCAGCAGACAAACGTCGCTCATTCCCAACATCCTTCGGCAGACCCCAAGCACATCAAGCTCAGCAACACCATGCTCCAAGTGACTACGAGAAGCCGAATAGGTTCCGAGCAGAGACAAGGCATGCTCCAACAAGAGGAAGAGCTCAGAACTTTGTGGCTCCTGTCGCGGAGCCAATGACCTCAAAAGCTCCCATCTATTCCCAGGCTGTCCGTCCGAAACAACAGCAACAGCAAAAGTCGCTGGACGAGGTGACGAGCATGCTCAACAGAGCAGTTTCTCAGTTTGGAAATGAGCAACGTCAGGCTTATCAGCATCCGACGGCCTACAAGCAGCTGAGCCAACAATCTTTTGGATCAGTTCATTCGAATAATGCATTTGAGACTATAAATCAGGAAAAGATAAATCCAAGTCGTGTGGAGGCTATGCATAATATGTTTGAAAGAGGCACGGCGCCGACGTCTTGGAAAATGCAGCAGAAGGATTCGTATGAGGATAGAAGTCAG aaaatgtcaCCCCTGCAAGAGGTCACCTACGCCTCACTGAACAGCTATTcccctccaccaccaccaccatcacaTCCGCTTCCCCAAAATGGAAGTCATGGAATGGCTCGAAACACGTCCCAAAATCAGATATCGTATCACGAGTACACTCCTCAGCCACCGACGACTCAGCCACCACAGAGGCCGCCGGGCTCGGCCAACTCGTCGCAGGGTGGATACTATTCGTCGAATAGTTCGGGCATAGGATCAAACTATCCACAGAATCAGCAGAATCAAATGTACAAT AATCCACGACGCAGTCTGATCATTGATCAACAGTCGATTTCCTCGAGAATGCCTTCCGTGGAAAATGATGATGACGACGGGTTCTATGACAACATTGGAATT TATAACGATGATCGTCGATATTCCCGTGGCAGTGAACTTGAAACGTCGGCCTCGTTCCGTCAACTTCCTCCCGCTTCCAATACATCCAAACACAACCGAATCGGATCGTTCCTTCGAAAGATCGGAGGCGGTTCGAGTCGGCCACCGGGCAGTGCGGCGAGTTTGATGTCGTTGAATAAGATTGCAAATGAGACGATCATCAAACCGGGAGGGCTCATGAAGAGCAATAGTTTGAGCAATGAACCATGGAAGAAGGTGATGCTCAACGGAGGTGCAAGTATGCCAAGAGAAG caaaCAACAATCACAAAACCGGTCTCGGAGCACGACTCAAAAACTCATTGTTCGGCTCACGAAAACGATTGGACGGTTAA